From the Butyrivibrio fibrisolvens genome, one window contains:
- a CDS encoding response regulator, which produces MISKTKFSFESIICYVLLVLIAAKLFSSGLFKSNDYIENELSYSVLSQGWEQVLADGSIVPAEVPGDAVKDGSNRFEIQSTLPDSITEHSWLSIRSTRQNIYIYIDGQLRKSYYRTFEEYGRTTVPSFYLFVQLHKDDIGKNIRIVGSSAYSSFAYNINEVVMGNQMGIWYYYAIKDYSGFVLPLIVFFIAIGVLSILIIVSIYSKTSRRFIFLGLGVLLYSSWEVCDSHLRQLLFYNISVASDAAYMIFSLIPIPFLYSLDILLQKRYHKSNMFCALMIASLSLVTGYLNDMGYVAFIFTMPYLVAGAVLSTIYMLITIFIDIFKKRLVENKITISGYLGFAFSGIIAGVFFAIKPDTPATPIVNLGMIMIMVCAVVDMIHSYVIDRRDRIVAEEVSSAKSQFIASMSHEIRTPINSIMGMDELILRESREEEITAYARNIRDYGKSLLRLVNEILDYSRLESGNVNLIEETFDAEIAITSLYKIFEPIADKKGLKMELREHGIKGRLLLGDNEKICKMIGEILTNAINYTDEGKVTLEAFIEDLDKTDETGHDLVMLSIRVTDTGVGISDTDLKKIFDPFENTGEKDGQSGMSLVVVNRMLEAMGSRLSVRSRLGKGSEFSFDIIQKKAGEIEIAGWNTKPIQPDLSILKEKGRYYSEKLNVLCVDDSTMNLSVIEGLLKRTGASIKTATSGEEAVSLAILEQYDVIFMDHRMPGMGGEKAMNMLRKHYQRIDRKIVIIALTGNEFEGARKEYLKMGFDDYLSKPVKTFDLEKMLWTYCEDMAQSPPEVVDESCPYDDVFDSIKGVDGINTDNGIKYCGSKELFVNAVKTFVDTSDDNIQMLNDLINSKDLKNGVIKVHALKSNARVIGCGTLSEHAAFLEERGDQGDVETFWNGVPKLLTEYIELTDRLKAICQEHEVATDEDSLMEITPDELKDAYSAIEECAISLDYDSIEQILNELAGYKLGDEDKKKVALIKKGLAAVDNDRIIKAIKAEGSE; this is translated from the coding sequence ATGATTAGTAAGACCAAATTCAGTTTTGAATCAATTATATGCTACGTCTTGCTGGTTTTAATTGCAGCTAAGCTCTTTTCAAGTGGTTTGTTTAAATCCAATGACTACATTGAAAATGAGCTTTCTTATAGTGTGCTGTCACAAGGATGGGAACAGGTACTTGCAGATGGAAGTATAGTGCCCGCAGAAGTCCCGGGCGATGCTGTGAAAGACGGAAGTAACAGATTCGAAATACAAAGCACACTCCCTGATTCTATTACAGAGCATTCCTGGTTATCTATAAGAAGCACCCGTCAGAATATCTACATCTATATAGATGGACAACTTAGAAAGTCCTATTACAGGACCTTTGAAGAGTATGGCAGGACTACTGTTCCAAGTTTCTATCTGTTCGTTCAGCTTCACAAAGATGACATAGGCAAAAACATCAGGATAGTCGGATCTTCTGCATACAGTTCTTTTGCCTATAATATCAATGAAGTAGTCATGGGCAATCAGATGGGAATCTGGTATTACTACGCTATCAAGGATTATTCCGGGTTTGTACTGCCTCTTATAGTATTTTTTATAGCGATCGGAGTTCTGAGTATCCTCATTATCGTGAGTATTTATAGTAAGACAAGTCGCAGGTTCATATTCCTGGGACTTGGCGTATTACTTTATTCTTCATGGGAAGTGTGTGATTCCCACCTAAGGCAGCTCCTGTTCTATAATATCAGCGTTGCATCCGATGCTGCCTATATGATCTTTTCACTGATCCCGATTCCTTTCTTATATAGTCTTGATATCCTTTTGCAAAAAAGGTATCACAAGTCCAATATGTTCTGTGCCCTTATGATCGCATCATTATCGTTGGTTACAGGTTATCTTAATGATATGGGGTATGTGGCCTTTATATTCACAATGCCTTATCTTGTAGCCGGAGCAGTCTTGTCTACAATCTACATGCTCATAACTATATTTATAGATATTTTCAAAAAAAGACTTGTGGAAAATAAGATCACGATATCCGGTTATCTTGGATTTGCCTTTTCCGGTATTATTGCGGGAGTATTTTTTGCCATAAAGCCTGACACACCTGCTACTCCTATAGTTAATCTTGGCATGATCATGATCATGGTATGCGCAGTTGTTGATATGATCCATTCTTATGTAATAGACAGAAGGGACAGGATAGTCGCAGAAGAAGTATCATCAGCCAAGTCCCAGTTCATCGCCAGTATGTCCCATGAGATCAGAACTCCCATAAACTCCATCATGGGTATGGATGAGCTGATCCTGCGCGAATCAAGAGAAGAAGAGATAACAGCCTACGCCAGGAATATAAGAGATTATGGTAAGTCACTTCTTAGGCTTGTCAATGAGATCCTTGATTATTCAAGGCTTGAATCAGGCAATGTCAATCTTATAGAAGAAACCTTTGATGCAGAGATAGCTATAACATCTTTGTACAAGATATTCGAACCTATTGCTGACAAAAAAGGTCTGAAAATGGAACTTAGGGAGCACGGCATAAAGGGAAGACTCCTTCTTGGTGACAATGAGAAGATCTGCAAAATGATAGGTGAGATCCTGACCAATGCCATAAACTACACAGATGAAGGTAAGGTTACGCTTGAGGCTTTTATAGAAGATCTGGACAAGACTGATGAGACAGGGCATGATCTTGTCATGCTTTCTATAAGAGTTACTGATACAGGCGTTGGAATAAGTGATACAGACCTTAAGAAGATCTTCGATCCTTTTGAAAACACAGGAGAGAAAGACGGTCAAAGCGGCATGTCCCTTGTTGTTGTTAATAGGATGTTAGAGGCAATGGGCAGCAGATTGAGCGTCAGGTCGAGACTTGGCAAGGGATCTGAGTTTTCTTTTGACATAATACAGAAAAAAGCTGGGGAGATAGAGATTGCAGGATGGAATACCAAGCCTATACAACCGGATCTTAGTATATTAAAAGAAAAAGGAAGATACTATTCGGAGAAACTAAACGTCCTGTGCGTAGACGATTCAACTATGAATCTGTCTGTTATAGAGGGACTTCTAAAAAGAACCGGAGCAAGTATAAAGACTGCAACATCCGGTGAAGAGGCAGTAAGCCTTGCTATATTAGAACAATATGATGTTATCTTCATGGATCATCGCATGCCAGGTATGGGCGGCGAGAAAGCCATGAATATGCTAAGAAAACACTACCAAAGGATTGATCGGAAAATAGTAATAATAGCTCTTACAGGCAATGAATTTGAAGGTGCAAGGAAAGAGTACCTGAAGATGGGATTTGATGATTATCTATCTAAGCCTGTTAAGACATTTGATCTTGAGAAGATGCTGTGGACATATTGTGAAGATATGGCCCAAAGCCCTCCTGAGGTAGTGGATGAGAGCTGCCCTTATGATGATGTCTTTGACAGTATCAAGGGTGTTGACGGAATTAATACTGATAATGGAATAAAATATTGCGGAAGCAAAGAGCTTTTTGTTAATGCTGTTAAGACTTTTGTAGATACTTCTGATGATAATATACAGATGCTTAATGATCTTATCAATTCTAAGGATCTTAAAAACGGTGTCATCAAAGTTCATGCTCTTAAGTCCAATGCAAGAGTCATAGGATGCGGCACCTTGTCAGAGCATGCTGCCTTTCTTGAAGAGCGCGGAGATCAGGGAGACGTGGAGACTTTCTGGAATGGTGTACCGAAGCTTCTTACAGAATATATAGAGCTTACAGACAGATTAAAAGCTATCTGTCAGGAACATGAAGTGGCGACTGATGAGGATAGTCTTATGGAGATAACTCCTGATGAACTAAAAGATGCGTATTCGGCCATAGAAGAGTGCGCCATAAGCCTTGACTATGACAGCATAGAGCAGATACTTAATGAACTTGCAGGATATAAGCTTGGTGATGAAGATAAAAAGAAGGTAGCTCTTATAAAGAAAGGACTTGCAGCAGTTGATAATGACAGAATAATCAAGGCGATCAAGGCGGAAGGATCTGAATAA
- a CDS encoding M13 family metallopeptidase yields the protein MLRLSKSKSLLSVILAASVMIVPQASITAFADEVATTSIETQLETLSQATGTSYKDNFYDVVNATTFASHEIPATSAQWSWFGELSDEQDVQMEEIFNEINSKENYGKGTPEQKLHDLYELYADTEARNADGLGEFQSYLDAIVNSQNLTEYVTAVMSLSVDCGYGSILPSFDVSQDDLDSTQYVVVADAGDSLMGKDYYETEGYEAYIELYNQYLGNLLVVNGFSEADAQRMVANTDKVARDLASVELERTDYYDIEKIYNVYTEADIIAAFPSIDMASYMQALGFAGQDRYLVPDEDKFAECASLLTEDNLQVLKDYSATVLVSDLASITTQTAYDLTVELSNKLNGITEARPNEYYWMAQTAAALEWNYGLLYTDNYCSEEAKKEVTNMITEIITEYKNIIGAQTWMSDVTKQAAIAKLDTLQVKVGYPDDFSYYLSLEAPIAGKEEGGSLTANTITMHQRYVAYELSLLGKPVDKTKWIATPQTINAFYDPANNGITILAGIMQDPFYNPDASEAANLGAIGVVIGHEISHAFDSSGSQYDANGNYNPWWTEDEYITYTNMCQDIIDYYDVFPSVETGSTVDGALTITENIADLGGMYAVTQIIGHDKDALQEAFVSYANMWAEKMTYEYASMLLMMDVHSPGRARVNAVLSSMDAFYEAFDIQEGDGMYVAPEDRVGIWK from the coding sequence ATGCTCAGATTATCTAAATCTAAATCACTATTATCAGTGATACTGGCAGCTTCCGTAATGATCGTGCCTCAGGCTTCGATCACAGCATTCGCTGATGAAGTTGCTACAACAAGCATTGAGACTCAGCTCGAAACTCTGTCTCAGGCTACGGGCACAAGCTACAAGGATAACTTCTATGACGTTGTTAATGCAACAACATTCGCTTCTCATGAAATCCCTGCAACAAGTGCACAGTGGTCATGGTTTGGAGAACTTTCTGATGAACAGGACGTTCAGATGGAAGAGATCTTCAATGAAATTAATTCAAAAGAAAATTATGGAAAGGGAACACCTGAGCAGAAGCTTCATGATCTGTATGAACTTTATGCTGATACAGAAGCAAGAAATGCTGATGGACTTGGAGAGTTCCAGTCATATCTGGATGCTATTGTAAATTCACAGAATCTTACAGAATATGTTACTGCTGTAATGAGCCTCTCTGTAGACTGTGGATATGGTTCAATCCTTCCTTCATTTGATGTATCACAGGACGATCTTGACTCTACACAGTATGTAGTTGTAGCTGACGCCGGCGACTCTTTAATGGGCAAGGATTACTATGAGACAGAAGGCTATGAAGCTTATATTGAACTTTATAATCAGTATCTTGGTAATCTTCTTGTTGTAAACGGATTCTCAGAAGCTGATGCTCAGAGAATGGTTGCCAATACTGATAAGGTTGCCAGAGACCTTGCTTCTGTAGAGCTTGAGAGAACTGACTACTATGATATTGAGAAGATATACAATGTATATACAGAAGCAGATATCATAGCTGCATTCCCATCTATTGATATGGCAAGCTATATGCAGGCTCTTGGATTTGCAGGTCAGGACAGATACCTTGTTCCTGATGAAGATAAGTTTGCAGAGTGCGCAAGCCTTCTTACAGAAGATAACCTTCAGGTGCTCAAGGACTATTCTGCAACTGTCCTCGTTTCTGACCTTGCTTCCATAACAACTCAGACAGCTTATGATCTTACAGTAGAGCTTAGCAACAAGCTCAACGGTATTACAGAGGCAAGACCTAACGAGTATTACTGGATGGCTCAGACTGCTGCAGCACTTGAGTGGAACTATGGACTTCTCTATACAGACAATTACTGCTCAGAAGAAGCCAAAAAAGAAGTTACAAACATGATCACAGAGATCATCACTGAGTACAAGAACATCATTGGTGCTCAGACTTGGATGAGTGATGTTACTAAGCAGGCAGCTATTGCCAAGCTTGATACACTTCAGGTTAAAGTTGGATATCCTGATGATTTCAGCTACTACTTAAGCCTTGAAGCTCCTATCGCCGGCAAGGAAGAGGGCGGATCACTTACAGCTAACACAATCACAATGCACCAGAGATACGTAGCTTATGAGCTTTCACTTCTTGGAAAGCCAGTTGATAAGACAAAGTGGATCGCTACACCTCAGACTATCAACGCTTTCTATGATCCTGCTAACAACGGTATCACAATCCTTGCAGGTATCATGCAGGATCCTTTCTACAATCCTGACGCTTCAGAAGCAGCTAACCTTGGTGCTATCGGTGTAGTAATCGGTCACGAGATCAGCCATGCATTTGATTCATCAGGATCACAGTATGATGCTAACGGCAACTACAACCCATGGTGGACAGAAGATGAATACATCACATATACCAATATGTGTCAGGATATCATCGACTACTATGATGTATTCCCTTCAGTAGAGACAGGTTCAACTGTTGATGGTGCTCTTACTATCACAGAGAACATCGCTGACCTTGGTGGTATGTATGCAGTAACTCAGATCATCGGTCATGACAAGGATGCCCTTCAGGAAGCATTTGTATCATATGCTAACATGTGGGCTGAGAAGATGACTTACGAATATGCAAGCATGCTCCTTATGATGGATGTACACTCACCGGGACGTGCCAGAGTTAATGCTGTATTATCCAGCATGGACGCATTCTATGAAGCTTTTGATATCCAGGAAGGCGACGGAATGTACGTAGCTCCCGAAGACCGTGTAGGTATTTGGAAATAA